From Vigna unguiculata cultivar IT97K-499-35 chromosome 5, ASM411807v1, whole genome shotgun sequence, the proteins below share one genomic window:
- the LOC114186304 gene encoding chlorophyll synthase, chloroplastic produces MASLLNMVSVPPRISPPSLARTPSLQARPVLPPFSLSFSRRRLSIRATDTDTNEVKSEAPSTAPSKDGSSLNQLLGIKGAAQETNKWKIRLQLTKPVTWPPLVWGVVCGAAASGNFHWNFEDVAKAIVCMMMSGPFLTGYTQTLNDWYDREIDAINEPYRPIPSGAISENEVITQIWILLLGGISLAGILDIWAGHDFPIVFYLAVGGALLSYIYSAPPLKLKQNGWIGNFALGASYISLPWWAGQALFGTLTPDIIVLTLLYSIAGLGIAIVNDFKSIEGDRALGLQSLPVAFGAETAKWICVGAIDITQLSVAGYLLGADKPLYALALVGLIIPQVIFQFKYFLKDPVKYDVKYQASAQPFLVLGLLVTALATSH; encoded by the exons ATGGCTTCTCTACTCAACATGGTTTCGGTTCCACCAAGAATATCGCCACCCTCACTCGCCAGAACCCCTTCACTTCAAGCTCGACCCGTTTTGCCACccttttctctctcattttccA GGAGGAGATTATCTATTAGGGCAACAGATACCGATACTAATGAAG TTAAATCTGAGGCGCCCAGTACAGCGCCATCTAAAGATGGTTCAAGTCTCAATCAGCTTCTTGGTATTAAAGGAGCTGCCCAAGAAACA AATAAATGGAAGATCCGTCTTCAACTTACAAAGCCTGTCACTTGGCCCCCATTAGTTTGGGGTGTAGTTTGTGGTGCTGCTGCCTCTG GAAACTTCCATTGGAATTTTGAGGATGTCGCTAAAGCAATTGTGTGCATGATGATGTCTGGCCCATTCTTGACAGGATATACACAg ACTCTGAATGATTGGTACGACCGAGAAATTGATGCAATAAATGAACCTTATAGACCAATTCCTTCTGGGGCAATATCTGAGAATGAG GTAATCACTCAAATATGGATATTGCTGCTTGGAGGTATTTCTCTGGCTGGTATATTGGACATATGG GCAGGGCATGATTTCCCTATAGTATTTTACCTTGCAGTGGGTGGAGCCTTACTGTCTTATATATATTCCGCCCCTCCTTTAAAG TTAAAACAAAATGGATGGATTGGAAACTTTGCTCTTGGAGCAAGTTACATTAGCTTGCCATG GTGGGCTGGTCAGGCTCTGTTTGGGACTCTTACACCAGATATAATTGTTCTCACACTCCTTTACAGCATAGCAGGA TTGGGAATTGCTATTGTTAATGACTTCAAAAGTATTGAAGGGGATAGAGCTCTAGGGCTTCAG TCTCTTCCAGTTGCTTTTGGTGCTGAAACTGCAAAATGGATATGTGTTGGCGCTATTGACATTACACAATTATCAGTAGCTG GATATTTACTTGGGGCTGATAAACCGCTTTATGCGTTGGCTTTGGTTGGTTTAATTATTCCACAAGTCATATTTCAG TTCAAGTACTTCCTCAAGGACCCTGTGAAATATGACGTTAAATATCAG GCTAGTGCACAGCCATTTTTGGTGCTTGGTCTGTTGGTTACTGCTCTAGCAACTAGCCACTGA
- the LOC114186305 gene encoding protein SLE1, with product MASKQANREELDERAKQGETVVPGGTGGKSLEAQEHLAEGRSRGGQTRKQQLGSEGYHEMGTKGGQTRKEQMGTEGYKEMGRKGGLSTMDKSGAERAEEEGIEIDESKFKKN from the exons ATGGCATCAAAACAAGCAAACCGTGAAGAACTCGACGAGAGGGCAAAGCAAGGCGAAACTGTGGTTCCTGGTGGAACTGGAGGGAAGAGTCTTGAGGCTCAAGAACATCTTGCTGAAG GAAGGAGCCGTGGAGGGCAGACGAGGAAGCAACAGCTGGGGTCAGAGGGGTATCATGAGATGGGAACCAAAGGAGGGCAGACAAGGAAGGAGCAAATGGGGACAGAAGGGTACAAAGAAATGGGACGCAAAGGAGGGCTCAGCACCATGGACAAGTCTGGTGCAGAACGTGCTGAAGAGGAAGGCATAGAAATTGATGAGTCCAAGTTTAAGAAAAACTAA
- the LOC114183368 gene encoding uncharacterized protein LOC114183368: MANFMQRVVSYVVNEVVVNGLANSPAFQRFAVRTSRRIEDISIKVNQKKQELMEQAKDLSEDISESFKKRP; the protein is encoded by the exons ATGGCGAATTTCATGCAAAGGGTTGTCTCTTACGTCGTGAACGAGGTGGTTGTCAATGGGCTTGCCAACAG CCCAGCATTTCAGAGGTTTGCAGTGAGGACATCAAGAAGAATTGAAGATATTTCTATCAAAG TTAATCAGAAGAAGCAGGAGCTAATGGAACAGGCCAAGGACCTGTCGGAGGACATCTCGGAG TCATTCAAGAAGAGGCCGTGA
- the LOC114184860 gene encoding uncharacterized protein LOC114184860, with amino-acid sequence MSSLRNLFKELSNNLYNFSTLLFALVAARNHDMFIKHHREMMVLLWTSVLYSFLMIVGSILQTHNTTLLPIITCSMFMVGGVASFLVLSFFSLVVAIITLVFWVVIFTLVVYTYVVPQRSS; translated from the exons ATGTCTTCATTGAG GAATCTATTCAAAGAGTTGTCAAACAACCTTTACAACTTCTCAACACTGCTGTTCGCCCTTGTTGCAGCAAGAAACCACGACATGTTCATAAAACATCACAGGGAGATGATGGTTCTGCTCTGGACCAGTGTTCTATACTCCTTCTTGATGATTGTTGGGTCAATACTTCAGACTCATAATACAACCCTTCTTCCAATCATAACTTGTAGCATGTTTATGGTGGGAGGTGTTGCTTCTTTTCTGGTCTTGAGTTTCTTCTCATTAGTTGTTGCTATTATCACTTTGGTTTTCTGGGTTGTGATCTTCACATTGGTTGTTTATACCTATGTTGTTCCTCAGAGAAGCTCGTGA
- the LOC114183861 gene encoding protein SCO1 homolog 1, mitochondrial, with the protein MASMISTKANQFRYSTRLLFSHLLQHGRPATLSTPFSPHLQLLHHPHQARIQGFGNGSLGLCQRFLSSSAVNVSGEKSATDSDHSAKDVMLRGGGGGEQDQKSYARKPVRGGPISWLSFVLLVLTGAGLVFYYDREKKRHIEEIRSNTETVKQGPSVGKAAIGGPFRLINHEGKHVTEKDFLGKWTLLYFGFTHCPDICPEELQKLAAAVDKIKEKGGIETVPVFISVDPERDTVEQVGEYVKEFHPKLIGLTGSPDEIKNVARAYRVYYMKTAEENSDYLVDHSIVIYLMSPDMEFVKFFGKNNDVDSLADGVIKEVKQYKK; encoded by the exons ATGGCGTCCATGATATCTACCAAGGCCAACCAGTTTCGCTATTCTACGCGTCTTCTCTTCTCACACCTTCTTCAGCATGGCAGGCCCGCCACGCTTTCAACTCCTTTCTCTCCTCATCTTCAACTACTCCATCACCCGCACCAG GCTCGGATTCAAGGTTTTGGTAATGGGTCGTTAGGGTTGTGTCAAAGGTTTCTGTCTTCTTCTGCTGTTAATGTCAGTGGAGAAAAATCAGCCACAGATTCAGATCACTCTGCAAAAGATGTTATGctaagaggaggaggaggaggagaacaGGATCAGAAAAGTTATGCTAGGAAACCTGTTCGTGGAGGG CCTATCTCTTGGTTGAGTTTTGTCTTACTGGTTCTCACTGGAGCTGGATTGGTGTTCTACTATGATAGGGAAAAGAAACGACATATTGAAG AAATACGTAGTAATACGGAGACAGTTAAGCAGGGTCCTTCTGTAGGAAAAGCTGCAATTGGAGGCCCATTTCGCCTTATCAACCATGAAGGAAAACATGTAACTGAAAAGGATTTCTTGGGAAAGTGGACTTTGTTATATTTTGGCTTTACTCACTGCCCAGATATCTGTCCGGAAGAACTACAGAAGTTAGCTGCTGCTGTTGATAAAATAA AGGAGAAAGGTGGAATAGAAACTGTTCCAGTTTTTATCTCTGTTGATCCTGAGAGGGATACCGTTGAACAAGTGGGTGAATATGTCAAAG AGTTTCATCCAAAGTTAATTGGATTAACTGGTAGCCCGGATGAGATCAAGAATGTTGCCCGTGCATATCGTGTTTACTACATGAAGACAGCAGAGGAAAATTCAGATTATCTTGTTGATCACTCCATAGTTAT ATATCTGATGAGTCCTGACATggaatttgtaaagttttttgGCAAGAACAATGATGTTGACTCACTTGCTGATGGAGTGATTAAAGAGGTAAAGCAGTATAAGAAGTAG